Sequence from the Chelonoidis abingdonii isolate Lonesome George chromosome 1, CheloAbing_2.0, whole genome shotgun sequence genome:
taCGGTGCCAGGGGGAGGGGCACTGTCCGGTGCTAGGGAAAGCTGGGGGTGGTATCACTGTCCTTTGCCTGCGGGAGGCTTTTGGCGGGAGAGGTCGCCGCATGAAGTTAGAAATAGTCAAGACCTCCCTCAGACTGGGTAACCTCCAATGCCTTTCCCACTCCTCTCCTTTCCAACAGTGATGTGGTAATTGCAGTTGTGGTTGTGACACAAGTGAACAGTCCCCTGCTAACGCAGAAGAAGGAATTGTGCTGCTGTCAAATACTCTTactaaaacaggaaaaaaagctaTTGCTTTGGGCTCCAGACTTTGACTTGCTATAAACTTTGGACGATCCCTCCAAATAGAGTTCTGAACTGTTGCAATTATTGTTCCATAGTCGGCACCCTTACATCTTTGCAACAGTTACATTGTCTGTAAATTGTAACCTTCCTAAATTTTGCCCAATTGACAAGAAATCAGATGTTTCTGGAAGAGGATTTGCCTGTGTCTCATCCCAATCACCATGGTTGCATAGCAAGTACAAAAGTGTTAATTCTACTTGACTAACTGCAGATACTTAGCAGTCTTGTAAAAGAGAGTGAAGGGTTTCTACATAACTGCAGTCAAAAGCATGAACTTCTGCTAGGGTACCTTAAGGTCAGGGTAactatttgtgttttgtttcaaaactggTAACTATACTGAGAATCTTTTCCTGTGAAGAACTAGTATGTCctaggtagattttttttttttaatcattacaTGAATGCACATAGTATCATACACAGAGCTGAGGTTCAGGCCGAGAACTATTACAGGCTTGCTTTATACTTAACTGGAGTAACATTGGTTCTGTCTGCCTGTGCTACATTTATAGTTCTATAAATATATTGTGGACAGTTCTCACAAATTACAATCTGGGGGCTTGGGAGCAGACTAAAAATCAAGTGCTTAATTTTTTTCAACTCGGCTGAGACATTAAATTAGTAAAGAATCCTATTTTCTTATTGTAGCTTGGTATGTGCCTTGTCTAGCTTCACTTGACACCATCCAGGAATTATGTAGGAAGGAAAATCTCACATGTAAATCCCTTGGAATCACCAACAGGAATCTAAAGAGTTATGAGGTGGAATATTTATGTGACTACAAGGTAGAAGAGGTAAGATAAATGTCTAGTCTTACAGAACAATTGGatcaatttttcagtttgaaatttggAAGTGAGAGGCAGTGTTTTTCCTTAAGGTTTAAAGTGCGAGGCTAGCAGAGGGCTCTTGTTAAGCTACTGCTGACattgaagaaaatatttcagaacGTTGAAGcctaaaaaaaatgttctttagtTCTGACTCTCTAAGGAAGGAAGGTTCTGTTGAAATAATGGAAATGTTAATAATAGAGCACAAAATGTCTGATCCTTGTATAACAGTGCTAAAGCGAATCTTACTGTGCTTAAATAACAGTGCAGTATGTATTATTATGatgcttctcttctcccttgtTTGCAGTTAAAAGAACACTTCTTCCTCTATACTACTGCAGTCTGTTCCTTGAACAGTTAAGGCCACATGCTACAACTGGATCCATTGCCAGACCCCAGTTATGTGCCATGTGTGTGCAGAAGCCGACCAGTGTGTGTCTGGTTTAAGGATTTGGCCTTATTGCGCTAATCCCTTTGAAAAGAAACCTCCCTTTGgaaataattacattttacaaTACATATTCTTCTTAGTAGTAAATATAGTATTAAGAAGTGTTTTGACTATTCATCCTCTAGGATGACTCATGTAACTATTACCAGTAGTACTGTTAGAGGTTTTTTGGTAAGcttagattttctttttgttctgtgtaggGTGTTACTTTATTCTCTTTCTTTATAAAAGTTAGTATATATGACCTTAACTGTGGCTGTGCTAACAGACTAACCCATGCTGGTATAATTTGCTTTGGATCATTCTATCCAGCTGTACAGTTATCCGTGTCCTTACAAGTGGTGCACAAAGTACATACCCAGTTACCTTGCTTTTGAAGTGCTTGATTCTCCTGTTAGGACCAGATGACTGAATTTAACTATGTGGTGTTATGCTTCAATCATAAGGAGGGTGTTAAGGATGTTAGTTTGACCGCCTCTCAGTTTAtgcaattttgccacctcctTAATGACAATCACTCctctgtttcattttatttaatatggATGTGATACCAAAGCAGTTGTATCATTGAACAACCACACTTTATTTTCAAGGTATTTTTGATTAACTGTTGTTGGAAATGGTCTTGCTAAATCTGTATCTATTTCTCTATTTCAAGGGCACAGAGTACTTCCTTGTGAAATGGAAAGGATGGCCAGAATCCTCAAATACCTGggtacctttgaaaaatcttaaATGCCCATTGCTCCTTCAGTACTTCCATAGTGACAAGAATGAATATTTATCTCAGCTGAAACGAGGCAAAGCAGTAATATTGAAAAACCATATTAAAGCTTTGAACCCTGTAGTAGCACAGTACATAGTAAAGAAGGCTAAACAAAGAATAGCTCTACAGAGATGGAAGGAAGAACTCAACCGGAAAAAGAACCATAAAGGAATGATTCTTGTAGAAAACACTGTGGATCTTGAGGGCCCTCCTTTAGACTTTTACTACATTAATGAATATAAACCTGCTCCAGGAATAAATATAATGAATGGAATCACAACCGGCTGTGAATGCTCTGATTGCCCTGCTGAGAAGTGTTGTCCAGAAGAGGCTGGATTTTTCTTGGCTTACAATAAACAAAAGCAGTTAAAAATCCAACCAGGCTTGCCAATCTATGAATGCAACTCGTACTGTAGATGTGGTCCTGAATGCCCTAACAGGATAGTACAGAAAGGCACACCGTATTCTCTTTGCATCTTCAGAACTAACAACGGACGTGGCTGGGGAGTAAAAACCCtccagaaaattaaaacaaagagatTTGTGATGGAGTACGTTGGAGAGGTATGTATTTATCTCAGAGATGAATTATTTGGAATAAATGATTTAAAAGTTAGtagaacacttttttaaaaataaatattttattttttcagcacTTTTTTGATTGTTACTTAACAGATAAATGTGCACTTGGTGTTAATGAAGTACACTGAAGACATCTCATTTTAAAGTCAAATTACCTTTTATATTGTATGACCCAGGGTGTTTTCTGCACCAAAGTAATGCAAAGCAGCTGAAGTG
This genomic interval carries:
- the LOC116836408 gene encoding histone-lysine N-methyltransferase SUV39H2 isoform X2, with the translated sequence MQPPARWRAGEEGTEYFLVKWKGWPESSNTWVPLKNLKCPLLLQYFHSDKNEYLSQLKRGKAVILKNHIKALNPVVAQYIVKKAKQRIALQRWKEELNRKKNHKGMILVENTVDLEGPPLDFYYINEYKPAPGINIMNGITTGCECSDCPAEKCCPEEAGFFLAYNKQKQLKIQPGLPIYECNSYCRCGPECPNRIVQKGTPYSLCIFRTNNGRGWGVKTLQKIKTKRFVMEYVGEVITNEEAERRGQLYDNQGNTYLFDLDYDSDEYTVDAARYGNVSHFVNHSCDPNLQVFNVFIDNLDLRLPRIALFSTRTIKAGEELTFDYQMKGSLDVTSDSDAVSPMRKRIRTVCKCGAVCCRGYLN
- the LOC116836408 gene encoding histone-lysine N-methyltransferase SUV39H2 isoform X1 encodes the protein MAGRRGAWYVPCLASLDTIQELCRKENLTCKSLGITNRNLKSYEVEYLCDYKVEEGTEYFLVKWKGWPESSNTWVPLKNLKCPLLLQYFHSDKNEYLSQLKRGKAVILKNHIKALNPVVAQYIVKKAKQRIALQRWKEELNRKKNHKGMILVENTVDLEGPPLDFYYINEYKPAPGINIMNGITTGCECSDCPAEKCCPEEAGFFLAYNKQKQLKIQPGLPIYECNSYCRCGPECPNRIVQKGTPYSLCIFRTNNGRGWGVKTLQKIKTKRFVMEYVGEVITNEEAERRGQLYDNQGNTYLFDLDYDSDEYTVDAARYGNVSHFVNHSCDPNLQVFNVFIDNLDLRLPRIALFSTRTIKAGEELTFDYQMKGSLDVTSDSDAVSPMRKRIRTVCKCGAVCCRGYLN